AGTGTTTCATTGGTTGCGAGTTGTTTTCCAATCATTATGCGATCTTCTCTAGATGCTCTGTTTTAGAACTCAGTATTATGCTAAGAGATTCAGTCGATATATATCTGCCAGTTAGTATTGGCTCCTCTCTCACCACCCATCTTCTATGCTGTGCCTCTCTTAGCTTCTCTACTACTATGTTCCAGGCTTCTAGATCCTCTAGCTCGTAGATCACTAAGAACTCGTTATCATCTAAGCCATAGCTATATGCTGTATAGGATCTGATCTTTTTGCCCATCGATAGAGATCTTGCTTGTGAAGCGTGTTCAACCATGATCTTCTTCCTCTCCTCAAAGGGTAGTAGATACCACTCAGGGGATTTTCTCATGGGATATGCAACGATATATTCATAGGGATCCTTAGAAGCCCTCGCCACATACTCCCTCAAATCCTGGTGTGAGGGGAAATACTGGGATGGCCTGTAGACTGCGAGAAAGCTTAGCACCTCATCGATATAGCCACCATATCTACTCCTCAATGTGCTTCTAAATCTAGCTATAGGCCTAGGTGTTTCTGAGGAAATCCATGCCAAAAGATCCATGCCAGCCCTCAGCGGTAGATATAGATTCATCAGAAGAGCCTCCCTAGATATATCCCTGAGATCTGAGGAGAGAGCCTCAGCGATATCATCTCTAGAGCCTGATAGCCAGAAGCTTCTATGGAATTTCAGAGCCTCTATAAACATATACATAGAACCACCCAGCCTCCTCTACTTAGAGGAATATAAGGTGGGCTGAACCAAAGCTGGTTACAAATGGTTACAATTGAAAGCCCCCTTTTAGGATGGGAGAGGTTGGGCTAACCCATAGTAGAGCTAGATCTTTCGATTATCTGCTCACTTGAATTGCTGTTGCTGGAGTGTGAGCTTTGGGTTTATCCTCTCCTCCAGCGCCATACCCATTAGAACGAATCCAGCCATATAGCTCGTTATACCGGCTATCGGTGCGAAGAGCCACCACCAGGCCCCATTTATCAATGCACCCTCGTTATATGCCTCGTTAAGCATCCTACCCCACGATGGTATGTTTGGATCTCCAAAGCCTATGAACTGGATTAGAACCTCCGTCGATATAACCCCTGGGACGAGGGATACTAGGCCATATATTGCTAGGGGGGCTAGCCTTGGTATAACATATCTCCTAAGGATCCAGAGTCTACTGGCGCCAACAGCTATAGCGGCCTCTATATAGGGCTCCCCCCTTATAGCCATTGCCCAAGACCTAGCTAGCCTAGCCAAGCCAGGCCATGAGACAAGCACTATTAGCCCATATAGCACAGACATAGATCTCCCAAGGGCTACTGTGGCTATCATTATCAGGGGTAGGGCTGGTAGGAAGAACACTGTATCTGTTACGAAGGTGAGCATCTGATCCGAGAGCCTCCCAACCCTAAAGCCAGATATAGATCCTATAGATATTGCTATTAGAACTGTTGCAGCTGCAGCAGACAAGCCGAAGAAGTTAGCAACCCTCGCACCCTCTATGAACTGCCTCCATACATCAGACCCCTTTTGATCTGTCCCCATGAGGCCGTGGGCAAGACCGAGGATCTTTATTGTTATGCCTCGAACCTCGAGGGTTATACCGCCACACCTATTTGGATCTATACATGTGTATGTAACATTTATGACGCCCCTTATCCTTGTCCCCTGATCCAATAGCAGATCTTTTACAGGGTTAACCATCACGGGGATCGGGGGTTCCTGGATCCTATTTAGGAAGGGGTATGGAAGCCTTATCGATGAATTATATATCTTGGATCCCCCGCCAGCTATGGTTTCCTCTGCGAGGAGAATGGTGTATCTTCCAGCGGCGATGCTATCCCTCACACCCCCATATTCCACTGTGACAAGCTTACCCAAGAGATTCTCGCTTACTATGGATAGGTTAACCCTATATCTCACGCTATATTGTGAGGAAATCCATATGCTATATTCAACTACCATGGATCTAGCGGGTTTATATGGATATTCAAAGCCCCCAGATATTATGACATATGATCCGGGCTTTTCAAGTGTAATACTAAGCGAGTATTGATCATAGCTATTTATAGCTATATATCCATTAGCTCCCTCTACATGCCATCCCTCCAGCCTCTTAACAATTGTAGGAGGTAGCCCTGGCTCGAATATATATGCAACCCACATAGGCTTAGCCAGATAATCCGCCTCCCACATACTCTCAAACGAACCTATATACCCAGCTAGCATTGAGTAGGTACCTAGGGCTGCGTAGAATATTACTATCGAGAGCCCTACATAGAATTTCACCCCTAGTGCTCTCCAACCAGCCCTCTCTATAGCCAATGGGATCACCTTGTATATCCTGCAATACCCTGCCTAACCCTTGGATCTAGTATCGCTATCAATATATCGGATATATATAGGGATAGCGATACCAACATAGTGGAGATCACGAAGAACGCATTCATAACTGGTATATCATTATTCTGAATAGCCTGGTAAGCATAGTAGGCGATCCCCGGCCATGATGAGACTATCTCCAAAGCGATCGAACCACCAAATATCGTGGGTACAGAATACGCTATCTTAGTCATTATAGGTGGCCTTATATTTGGCATAACCTCTGATCTAAGCACATCCCATTCAGAAAAACCCTTAGCCCTAGCTGTTACAGTATACTCCTCACCTAGCTCAGAGGCGATTATGGATCTGAAGAAGTAGGCCCAAACACCATAGAATGATAATATAGATGCTATATATAGAGGGGTGAGATACCAGATCCAATATCTAATATCATGAACCCCAGTGATATTCGTTGTTGGAGCCCTAACAGGTAGTGGGAGAAGATATATCCCCCAGGACACCTTAGGCATATATGCGAGGAAATAATAGATGATCAATACAAAAACCCATACAGGTACTGAGAAGCTTGCTAGGCTCGAGATCGTAACCAGGAAATCCAAGACCCTCCCCCTAGCCCTCGCAGCAGCGATCGCGAGGTAATATCCTACGAAGATGGGGATAACAACTGCGAATATATATAGAGCCAGGGTATATGGAAGCCTCATCAAAATCTCTGATGAAACGCTTCTCATAGATGTTAGCGAATATCCAAAATCAAAGGTGAGGGAGTTCTTTATAAATATAACCAGCTGATCTGGGAGGAGAGGCCTTGAAAGCCCATAGGTTGCTGAAAGCATTGAAACCCAGCTCGTATACCCAGGATCATCAGAGGATCTAACAACAGCCCTGAAAAGAGGATCTAGATATTGAGTGGGTAGAAAAGGGTTAGCCCCTAAAGCAACAGCCGGCAACACCCTAGTTAGGAGAAAGAAAACAGCTAAAGCAGATATGAATGTTACAAACGTCATAAGGCCTCTAACAACTATATATCTACTAAGCGACATATAATCCCCGAATATAACTATATGCTAGAAAATAAATATTAAGATCCACAGGCAAATAATCAAAAAGATATTTATAATTGAAGGCCTTGACCTCTAGATGTGGAAGGAGATCAATTCATCATATTCCTTAGCATATAAAGCCTATGTGTTTGGAAACAAAAGGCCTGTCAAGGCTTTTAAACCATTAAGAAGTGATTCGCTATCGTAGAGAGTGTCCCTAGATGAAACCCTAAAGCATCCTAACCTATTATATCTAGCCGAGCAGCTACACCTAAAAACCCAGCTGTTCTTCTCCAGCTTAACAAAGATTGAGATTCTTATATGATAAGGATTAGCTATGATGCTAACCATCGATAAATAACTATGTTGGTGGATCTAGTGTGACCGGTAGGTCGGGGTCTGAGAGGACTATGGAATTATTGCTTATGTAGAACTTAATCGCTTTTATATATACACCTCTCATAGATGCTTTTTTAAGTAGATCTGGTAGTAGGGGGTCTACGCTACTAGGGCCGAAGATCCTTGCTAGTGGGTGGCCCGCTATGAAAACCAGATATCTATCTCTACCCTCTAGCCTAGAGAGGATCTCTATATGTTTTCTACCCCTGAGGCTTATAGTATCTGGGTATCTAGCGCTCATATCGCTTGGGTGGAAATACACGGCGCTCTTAAGCTCTACAAGCGCTTCTCTATCGCCTCTTCTGAGAAGGAAATCGATTTTCGTTCCTCCAATCTCTATATCCCTCTTATGAACCCTATATCCCTTGAGCCATTCTATGAGGTTATTCTCGATAGATGCTATGAATGCCCTCTCCTGCAATTTAGTATCTATGAGTGTCCACATATCCCCATCCACATGTGAACCTACCACCCTCAAGCTAGTCTTTCTACCTTTAATCCTGGTACAGAGAATCCTAGAACCTCTATATAATATATCGATCAGCCTACCAGTATTGTTAATATGCACCATAGCTTCTAGAGATCCACATACAGCCCTACCAACAAACCTATTCTCACGCCTTATAAAGACACACTCAATAGTATCACTGAGATCTATAATCCGTAGCATTAGGTTCCACATAATATGACTGTTAGCATAATAATGAGTTTTTAGATTCCTCTAGCTACCATAGCTATCCCCGTTGATCTAGCAGAATAGAACATCTAGAGCTTAAAAACCATCATATCCCACAGAGCTGATAAGCCCTCGACTAGTTTGGATGATGCGCCTCTACTTGTTAATAGCACCTAGATATAGAGATCTCTGAGCTATAGTGGGCAATATGAAGGAAAAATGAATATTAGTAAACCCTAGAGGCCACTCACCCGAGAGCGGTTTGGGCCACCCTTTATTAGTGGA
The sequence above is a segment of the Sulfolobales archaeon genome. Coding sequences within it:
- a CDS encoding chlorite dismutase family protein, with the translated sequence MYMFIEALKFHRSFWLSGSRDDIAEALSSDLRDISREALLMNLYLPLRAGMDLLAWISSETPRPIARFRSTLRSRYGGYIDEVLSFLAVYRPSQYFPSHQDLREYVARASKDPYEYIVAYPMRKSPEWYLLPFEERKKIMVEHASQARSLSMGKKIRSYTAYSYGLDDNEFLVIYELEDLEAWNIVVEKLREAQHRRWVVREEPILTGRYISTESLSIILSSKTEHLEKIA
- a CDS encoding ABC transporter permease — translated: MAIERAGWRALGVKFYVGLSIVIFYAALGTYSMLAGYIGSFESMWEADYLAKPMWVAYIFEPGLPPTIVKRLEGWHVEGANGYIAINSYDQYSLSITLEKPGSYVIISGGFEYPYKPARSMVVEYSIWISSQYSVRYRVNLSIVSENLLGKLVTVEYGGVRDSIAAGRYTILLAEETIAGGGSKIYNSSIRLPYPFLNRIQEPPIPVMVNPVKDLLLDQGTRIRGVINVTYTCIDPNRCGGITLEVRGITIKILGLAHGLMGTDQKGSDVWRQFIEGARVANFFGLSAAAATVLIAISIGSISGFRVGRLSDQMLTFVTDTVFFLPALPLIMIATVALGRSMSVLYGLIVLVSWPGLARLARSWAMAIRGEPYIEAAIAVGASRLWILRRYVIPRLAPLAIYGLVSLVPGVISTEVLIQFIGFGDPNIPSWGRMLNEAYNEGALINGAWWWLFAPIAGITSYMAGFVLMGMALEERINPKLTLQQQQFK
- a CDS encoding ABC transporter permease, whose amino-acid sequence is MSLSRYIVVRGLMTFVTFISALAVFFLLTRVLPAVALGANPFLPTQYLDPLFRAVVRSSDDPGYTSWVSMLSATYGLSRPLLPDQLVIFIKNSLTFDFGYSLTSMRSVSSEILMRLPYTLALYIFAVVIPIFVGYYLAIAAARARGRVLDFLVTISSLASFSVPVWVFVLIIYYFLAYMPKVSWGIYLLPLPVRAPTTNITGVHDIRYWIWYLTPLYIASILSFYGVWAYFFRSIIASELGEEYTVTARAKGFSEWDVLRSEVMPNIRPPIMTKIAYSVPTIFGGSIALEIVSSWPGIAYYAYQAIQNNDIPVMNAFFVISTMLVSLSLYISDILIAILDPRVRQGIAGYTR
- the sfsA gene encoding DNA/RNA nuclease SfsA, with amino-acid sequence MLRIIDLSDTIECVFIRRENRFVGRAVCGSLEAMVHINNTGRLIDILYRGSRILCTRIKGRKTSLRVVGSHVDGDMWTLIDTKLQERAFIASIENNLIEWLKGYRVHKRDIEIGGTKIDFLLRRGDREALVELKSAVYFHPSDMSARYPDTISLRGRKHIEILSRLEGRDRYLVFIAGHPLARIFGPSSVDPLLPDLLKKASMRGVYIKAIKFYISNNSIVLSDPDLPVTLDPPT